One window of the Halobacillus litoralis genome contains the following:
- a CDS encoding PAS domain-containing protein, whose amino-acid sequence MSGQSFVRLEEIHQNEFIKAAIDRVGAGVVITDPEQEDNPMIYCNKGFQELTGYESDEILGQNCRFLQGDDTSQSQVERIRDGLKNFQSVQIEIKNYRKDGSMFWNELQIFPVFIEQMEQTYFVGVQKDVSQRRQQEELIGHYLSEVKRLSTPIVPVEDNISVLPLVGTIDDERLQQMLDAVSHHVKETKEDYLIMDMSAVHSYNEAVHMGIYQMNQLLDLMGTTLVITGINPTFAIQSAPYADFSELSLQTYASVKQALQFIQKENI is encoded by the coding sequence GTGAGTGGACAATCGTTTGTTAGATTAGAAGAAATACATCAAAATGAATTCATTAAAGCGGCTATCGATCGTGTAGGGGCGGGAGTTGTTATTACAGACCCTGAACAAGAAGATAATCCGATGATATATTGCAATAAAGGCTTTCAGGAGTTAACTGGATACGAATCGGACGAAATTTTGGGACAGAACTGTCGTTTTCTACAAGGAGATGATACGAGTCAGAGCCAAGTAGAAAGAATTCGTGACGGACTTAAAAATTTCCAATCTGTCCAAATTGAAATTAAAAATTATCGTAAAGATGGGTCGATGTTTTGGAATGAACTGCAAATTTTCCCCGTATTCATTGAACAGATGGAACAAACATACTTTGTCGGTGTGCAAAAAGATGTGTCTCAACGACGGCAGCAAGAGGAATTGATCGGGCATTATTTGTCTGAAGTGAAGCGTCTCTCCACACCGATTGTCCCTGTCGAAGACAACATTTCCGTGCTTCCTCTCGTGGGGACGATCGATGATGAACGTTTGCAGCAAATGCTGGATGCCGTGAGCCATCATGTGAAGGAAACGAAAGAAGATTATTTGATTATGGATATGTCTGCTGTTCATTCTTATAATGAAGCGGTACATATGGGGATTTATCAAATGAACCAATTACTTGACTTGATGGGCACAACTCTTGTCATTACGGGGATTAACCCGACATTTGCAATCCAGAGTGCCCCTTATGCAGATTTCAGTGAATTATCTTTACAGACGTATGCCTCAGTGAAACAAGCACTGCAATTTATACAAAAGGAAAACATATAA
- a CDS encoding nucleotidyltransferase family protein yields the protein MDDLEKKLVYILKEKTPYIQPLFDTADRYLSSYYIGAGVVVQTVWNDLHGYDPGYGIGDADIIFHDEKGTLTEERKLEASLKKRMDDYPFEIDITNEALVHQWYEDKFDQVIEPYTSSEAAIDTWPTTASAIGVKRLVEGSYQVYAPYGLEDLFRMTVRPNKKLITEDIYYKKAHKWKSRWPMLKISPW from the coding sequence ATGGATGATTTAGAAAAAAAGCTGGTTTATATTCTTAAAGAAAAAACACCGTATATCCAGCCGTTATTTGACACTGCAGACCGTTACCTCAGTTCATATTACATCGGGGCTGGAGTAGTTGTGCAGACTGTGTGGAACGATCTCCATGGTTATGACCCCGGCTATGGGATTGGAGATGCAGATATTATTTTTCATGATGAAAAAGGTACATTAACAGAGGAGAGAAAGCTGGAAGCAAGTTTAAAAAAGAGAATGGATGATTATCCGTTTGAGATTGACATAACGAATGAGGCACTTGTGCATCAGTGGTATGAAGATAAATTCGACCAGGTCATTGAACCTTATACATCAAGTGAAGCGGCGATTGACACATGGCCGACCACTGCCTCAGCCATAGGGGTGAAGCGCCTGGTAGAAGGAAGTTATCAAGTATACGCTCCGTATGGATTAGAAGATTTGTTCCGAATGACTGTGAGGCCGAATAAAAAATTGATCACCGAAGATATCTATTATAAGAAAGCCCACAAATGGAAGTCCCGATGGCCTATGTTAAAAATTTCACCATGGTAA
- a CDS encoding LysR family transcriptional regulator: MKLEDYQLILYLKEYGTIRATAKKILISQPALTQRLKYIEEYLGGLIFLRTSKKLLPTPFGELVLDHAATVMKREEQLWTRLSKAKGKVAGTLSIGASSLFSQYFLPDILEKFTTQHPEVTIDLVTGVSEEIRQNSHSFHICIVRGEPLKDYEKFHLLDDPLYLFDRYPLRSKLTRPFIEFKSDPEFQKLIERWMYAQDGLLFNRSIKVDHFETAKQMMSRGLGMTVLPESICSNEKDHFEYIPLTMEGESIVRETWACIKPGLRDLPQVEAFMKHIEVESL, encoded by the coding sequence ATGAAACTAGAAGATTATCAATTGATCCTTTATTTAAAGGAGTATGGGACAATCAGAGCGACTGCGAAGAAAATCTTGATATCACAGCCGGCTCTTACACAACGTTTGAAATACATAGAAGAATACTTGGGAGGGCTTATTTTCCTCCGTACCTCTAAGAAACTTCTTCCTACGCCCTTCGGGGAATTGGTTCTGGATCATGCAGCAACTGTCATGAAGCGAGAAGAACAACTGTGGACTCGCTTATCAAAAGCGAAAGGAAAAGTAGCGGGGACACTTTCTATCGGTGCTTCTTCTTTGTTCAGTCAGTACTTTCTCCCTGATATTCTCGAAAAGTTCACCACACAGCATCCTGAGGTGACCATTGATCTAGTGACTGGGGTGAGTGAAGAGATCCGACAAAATTCACATTCATTTCACATTTGTATTGTCAGAGGAGAGCCTCTGAAGGATTATGAAAAATTTCATCTGTTGGATGACCCCCTGTATCTGTTCGATCGTTATCCGTTACGCTCAAAACTTACGCGGCCATTCATTGAATTTAAAAGTGATCCTGAATTTCAGAAGTTGATTGAGAGGTGGATGTACGCTCAGGATGGTCTATTGTTCAATCGTTCGATTAAAGTCGATCATTTTGAAACAGCCAAGCAAATGATGAGTAGAGGTTTAGGTATGACGGTGTTGCCGGAAAGTATATGTAGTAATGAAAAAGATCATTTTGAATATATACCTTTGACGATGGAGGGGGAGTCAATTGTCAGAGAGACCTGGGCATGTATAAAGCCTGGCTTACGCGACCTTCCGCAAGTCGAGGCGTTTATGAAGCATATAGAAGTTGAAAGCTTATAA
- a CDS encoding MFS transporter — protein MNRLNTKRLLSGYFFYECGRAMYFVLITWFLYQWTGDALYTGLFVSFGFIPGLFSNLIFGVLVDRKNRKRLASIAGLCSIICLVFLWGAFFIDWIHPLVMIVSHMVLQTLGSLFRPSLQALVAEVFPKEDLPRIFTWSASSTVAGSLCGASLGGFWLAG, from the coding sequence ATGAATCGATTGAATACAAAGCGGTTACTTAGTGGATATTTCTTCTATGAATGTGGGCGGGCTATGTATTTTGTATTGATCACTTGGTTTTTGTACCAGTGGACCGGAGATGCACTATATACAGGACTGTTTGTCAGCTTCGGTTTTATTCCAGGACTGTTTTCCAACCTGATTTTCGGCGTGCTTGTCGATCGTAAAAATAGGAAACGCCTTGCCAGCATTGCCGGTTTGTGCAGCATCATATGTTTAGTTTTTTTATGGGGGGCTTTCTTTATAGATTGGATCCATCCTTTAGTGATGATCGTGTCACATATGGTTCTTCAAACCTTAGGGTCTCTTTTTCGCCCTTCCCTTCAAGCCTTGGTGGCTGAGGTCTTCCCGAAGGAGGATTTGCCACGGATTTTCACCTGGTCTGCCTCCTCCACTGTTGCTGGAAGTTTATGCGGTGCATCACTGGGGGGATTTTGGCTGGCTGGTTAA
- a CDS encoding MFS transporter, translating into MAGWLTVTSSLVVVVCLYLGAWVTVELISYTPIPKQELTEPTSFIKEMKDGFTYVHTHQMLYGLFIMMMLGQLTFHTTLGFLSVYTSAHLQQSSIIYGFLDSTFSIGGIVAGLIGTWWWMKCKDRLAVWSLLIMAAGLALVGLTSHVWVAFLGFAMIGLGTSFVRALLQSIQQMATDPHFHGRMSSLRMLGNQTSVVITGPIFGIVATSQGAYMVFLLLLFPVLLGVLWAIKQSKHPAFIEITSQQSA; encoded by the coding sequence TTGGCTGGCTGGTTAACTGTTACGTCTTCACTTGTTGTTGTCGTTTGTCTGTACTTGGGAGCCTGGGTGACCGTAGAACTTATTTCTTACACACCTATCCCTAAACAGGAATTAACCGAGCCGACTTCTTTCATAAAGGAAATGAAGGATGGCTTCACATATGTGCATACACACCAAATGCTTTATGGTTTATTCATCATGATGATGCTCGGCCAATTGACCTTTCATACAACCCTGGGGTTTTTAAGTGTTTATACAAGTGCACACTTACAACAGTCTTCCATTATATATGGTTTTCTTGATAGTACATTTTCAATCGGAGGAATTGTCGCCGGTCTAATTGGCACCTGGTGGTGGATGAAGTGCAAAGACCGGCTGGCGGTTTGGTCGCTCCTCATTATGGCAGCCGGCTTAGCTTTGGTTGGACTGACCTCCCATGTTTGGGTTGCCTTCCTTGGATTTGCGATGATCGGCCTTGGAACTTCATTTGTACGTGCTCTTTTGCAGTCCATTCAACAAATGGCGACTGACCCTCACTTTCACGGACGTATGTCTAGTTTACGAATGTTAGGCAACCAGACTTCTGTTGTCATTACTGGTCCGATTTTCGGTATAGTCGCCACCTCCCAAGGAGCTTATATGGTTTTCCTTCTCTTGCTCTTCCCTGTCCTGTTAGGTGTCTTATGGGCAATCAAGCAATCAAAACACCCTGCATTCATAGAAATCACTTCACAACAGAGCGCGTGA
- a CDS encoding LysR family transcriptional regulator, with product MDLEALKTFVTAIDQKSFTRASEILNLSQPTVSSHIKNLEHFFGTTLIDRSPKRFIVTQTGDIVYQRARQVLGIMEKTKSEVLEFHQQLRGSIRIGASYTVGEYIIPTILKSFDQNYPAIEVGVTIANSQRINREVQLHQLDIGLVEGKVADQGLASFPFMEDEMVVVVPEDHPIRRKSSITFEDLQDQTWISREKGSGTRAMMDSMLESFNIRPKKMITIGSNHGVIQGVKAGIGLSFISETVVKHTGAMNLIMRLPYIKSTTRYFSIVTPVHEEEITTHVDVFIKLVMEMYQLSKNH from the coding sequence ATGGATTTAGAAGCATTAAAAACATTCGTGACGGCCATTGATCAGAAAAGCTTTACAAGAGCATCAGAAATACTGAACCTCTCACAACCAACAGTCAGTTCACATATTAAGAATTTGGAACATTTTTTTGGTACAACGTTAATTGATCGATCTCCAAAAAGATTCATAGTGACTCAAACAGGTGATATTGTTTACCAGCGGGCCCGCCAAGTGTTAGGTATTATGGAAAAAACGAAAAGCGAAGTGTTAGAGTTTCACCAACAACTTCGGGGAAGCATCCGTATCGGAGCGAGTTATACAGTCGGTGAATATATCATTCCCACGATTTTAAAATCATTTGATCAAAACTACCCTGCAATTGAAGTAGGAGTCACGATTGCAAATTCACAGAGAATCAATCGGGAAGTTCAACTCCACCAATTGGATATAGGGTTAGTCGAAGGGAAGGTAGCCGATCAGGGGCTCGCTTCCTTTCCATTTATGGAGGATGAAATGGTTGTCGTTGTTCCGGAGGACCATCCTATTCGAAGAAAATCCTCTATAACCTTTGAAGACCTGCAGGATCAGACGTGGATCTCTAGAGAAAAAGGATCAGGGACCAGGGCAATGATGGATTCGATGCTGGAATCATTCAACATCCGTCCTAAGAAAATGATTACGATTGGAAGTAATCATGGAGTAATTCAGGGAGTGAAAGCAGGTATAGGTCTTTCATTCATATCTGAAACGGTCGTAAAACATACAGGAGCCATGAATTTAATCATGCGTCTTCCTTATATAAAGTCGACGACACGTTATTTTTCCATCGTAACTCCTGTCCATGAAGAAGAAATAACCACTCATGTCGATGTTTTCATTAAACTGGTTATGGAAATGTATCAATTGTCAAAAAATCATTGA
- a CDS encoding YeiH family protein translates to MKPYFSLTSDRTLLTGIGFTALIAAIGFLLATLPLVNQAGPLASAILLAVIYRHFFGYPEFIRSGIQFSAKKLLRLAIILFGLKLNINVIINEGLPLLFKGVLVIIFAIGFMYLLAVLFKADVSLTMLLGIGTGICGASAIAAVSPILKAKEEDTAISAGVISIVGTLFAIAYTIIRPILPINAEEYGIWAGLSLHEIAHVALAGEPAGEEGLGMALLAKLGRVFLLVPVSLILVWFMQKKGKKDNEHTIAFPYFLIGFILMSLFGSYIDGALFTIPASLMSGISTFTSFILTMAMVGLGLSVSLTDVREKALKPMILLVLTSIILSLLSYWIL, encoded by the coding sequence ATGAAGCCATATTTCAGCTTGACTTCTGATCGAACACTCCTTACAGGGATAGGTTTTACTGCCCTTATTGCTGCCATCGGTTTTTTATTAGCCACACTACCTTTGGTCAATCAAGCAGGACCTTTAGCATCTGCTATTTTACTTGCAGTCATTTATAGACATTTTTTCGGGTACCCTGAATTCATACGGTCAGGAATTCAATTTTCCGCAAAGAAACTATTACGTCTCGCTATTATATTGTTCGGTTTGAAATTAAATATTAATGTCATTATAAATGAAGGACTTCCCTTGCTCTTCAAAGGCGTCCTTGTCATCATCTTTGCTATCGGATTTATGTACTTGCTAGCCGTATTGTTTAAGGCTGACGTTTCATTGACAATGCTCCTTGGGATAGGTACTGGAATATGCGGGGCTTCAGCAATTGCGGCAGTCTCTCCTATCTTAAAAGCGAAAGAAGAAGACACAGCAATCAGCGCTGGTGTGATATCCATTGTTGGAACGTTATTCGCAATTGCTTATACCATTATACGTCCGATTCTTCCTATCAACGCAGAAGAATACGGCATTTGGGCAGGATTGAGTCTCCATGAAATTGCTCACGTCGCTCTTGCAGGTGAACCTGCCGGCGAGGAGGGCCTGGGCATGGCACTCCTTGCCAAATTAGGCCGTGTTTTCTTGCTGGTGCCTGTTAGCTTGATCCTTGTATGGTTCATGCAGAAGAAAGGTAAAAAAGATAACGAGCACACTATCGCATTCCCTTACTTCTTAATAGGATTTATTCTAATGAGTCTCTTCGGAAGTTATATTGATGGGGCTCTCTTTACAATCCCTGCCTCACTGATGAGTGGAATTTCTACATTTACCTCATTCATTCTCACGATGGCTATGGTCGGCCTTGGGCTCAGTGTAAGTCTGACAGACGTAAGAGAAAAAGCATTAAAGCCAATGATTTTACTCGTTTTAACTTCTATTATATTATCACTGCTTTCTTATTGGATCCTATAA
- a CDS encoding AI-2E family transporter translates to MNRWDSTPVIRFFGGRKLLYILGVLLVVGLNILVYSNVGFIFDPFLIFVQTVALPLILSVVVYYLLRPIINLLESWRVKRIWGILITLLALVGLITLMVVLIIPFLEKQLISLAEELPRYLRDLINTTDQWLRNSMFSGYYTNLFEDADGVLNQLPDYISSYASQTVEGITSIITTVTNVVVAIVTLPFILFYLLKDGHHLPETIIKLFPPKTRSEVTSVFKGIDHQLSAYIQGQIIVSFCIGIMMYIGFLIIGLEYALLLAAIASVTSVVPYLGPVIAITPALIISIVTSPFMVLKLLFVWTVVQLLEGKFISPQIMGKSLHIHPVTIIFVLLTAGHLFGVVGIILAIPGYAILKVFVTHMFLWFQRRYNRFVEEEHQYSIDNSK, encoded by the coding sequence ATGAATCGTTGGGATTCTACACCGGTCATCCGTTTCTTCGGTGGCCGTAAACTATTATACATATTAGGTGTGCTATTGGTTGTCGGGTTGAATATCCTTGTTTATTCAAACGTCGGGTTCATCTTCGATCCCTTTCTCATATTTGTTCAGACGGTAGCTCTTCCGTTAATTCTATCTGTGGTTGTTTATTACTTGTTACGGCCTATCATTAATTTACTTGAGTCGTGGAGGGTTAAGCGGATCTGGGGTATTTTAATTACGCTCCTTGCTTTAGTAGGGTTGATTACTCTCATGGTGGTCTTAATCATCCCTTTTCTAGAGAAGCAACTGATCAGTTTGGCAGAAGAATTGCCAAGATATTTAAGAGATTTAATCAATACGACCGATCAGTGGTTGCGAAACTCCATGTTTTCCGGGTATTATACAAATCTTTTTGAGGATGCGGATGGGGTCTTAAATCAGCTTCCTGATTATATATCTTCTTATGCATCGCAGACTGTTGAGGGAATCACGAGTATCATTACTACGGTGACAAATGTAGTCGTAGCAATTGTTACACTGCCTTTCATCCTGTTTTATCTTTTGAAGGATGGCCATCATTTGCCAGAAACGATTATCAAGCTCTTCCCTCCTAAAACCCGCTCGGAAGTAACAAGTGTGTTCAAAGGAATCGATCACCAGCTTAGTGCCTATATTCAGGGTCAGATCATTGTAAGTTTTTGTATAGGAATCATGATGTACATTGGATTCTTGATTATAGGGTTGGAATATGCATTGTTGCTTGCTGCGATTGCTAGTGTGACGAGTGTCGTTCCTTACTTGGGACCGGTTATTGCTATCACACCAGCACTGATTATATCTATCGTTACTTCTCCTTTCATGGTTTTGAAACTGTTATTCGTGTGGACGGTTGTTCAACTCTTAGAAGGAAAGTTTATATCTCCCCAAATCATGGGGAAAAGTTTGCATATTCATCCGGTAACCATTATTTTTGTACTGCTGACAGCAGGTCACTTGTTCGGGGTGGTGGGAATCATCTTGGCTATACCGGGTTATGCAATTCTGAAAGTTTTCGTCACCCATATGTTTTTATGGTTTCAACGTCGTTACAACAGGTTCGTAGAGGAAGAACATCAATATTCAATCGACAATAGTAAATAA
- a CDS encoding MoeB/ThiF family adenylyltransferase produces the protein MNEERYAKQHLFAPIGEKGQQLLQEKHVLVVGAGALGTSSAEQLVRAGIGNITIIDRDYVEMSNLQRQQLYTEIDAKNRLPKAVAAKNRLQQLNSEVKITTHVADVQREELEKFVTGVDLILDGTDNFETRMLINDMSQKNQIPWIYGGCVGSHGLSCVILPGVTPCLNCLMEAVPLSGATCDTAGVISPAVQMVTAHQVAEALKVLVEDEKAINKGLITFDLWNHHYTNIKTSHAKKHDCPSCGDHPTYPYLSNDTKTKVAVLCGRDTVQIRPPDKKERNLNDLKQRLPQSKVKENPFLLTYEDERHRMVFFKDGRVLIHGTKDVAEARNLYHKILGS, from the coding sequence TTGAATGAAGAGAGGTATGCCAAGCAACATTTATTCGCCCCCATCGGAGAGAAGGGTCAACAACTGTTGCAAGAAAAGCATGTTTTGGTGGTTGGTGCAGGTGCATTAGGTACAAGCAGTGCAGAACAGCTGGTGCGTGCCGGTATCGGAAACATTACCATTATTGATCGGGATTATGTTGAGATGAGCAATTTGCAAAGACAACAACTTTACACAGAAATAGACGCAAAGAATCGCTTGCCGAAAGCAGTCGCAGCCAAAAATCGGCTGCAACAATTAAATTCAGAAGTGAAGATCACCACCCATGTCGCAGATGTACAAAGAGAAGAGTTGGAAAAGTTCGTGACTGGAGTGGACCTCATCTTGGATGGTACCGATAATTTCGAAACACGGATGTTGATTAATGATATGTCACAAAAAAACCAGATCCCTTGGATTTATGGAGGGTGTGTAGGAAGCCATGGCTTGAGCTGCGTCATTCTCCCTGGTGTTACACCGTGTTTGAATTGTTTGATGGAGGCGGTCCCTCTGAGTGGAGCAACTTGCGATACAGCCGGGGTCATAAGTCCAGCTGTACAAATGGTCACCGCTCATCAAGTGGCAGAAGCATTAAAGGTATTAGTGGAAGATGAAAAAGCGATTAATAAAGGGTTGATTACATTCGATTTATGGAACCATCACTATACGAATATAAAAACATCCCATGCAAAAAAACATGATTGTCCATCTTGTGGTGATCATCCGACATACCCATATCTTTCAAATGATACAAAAACGAAAGTCGCTGTTCTTTGTGGCCGTGACACCGTCCAAATTCGTCCCCCGGATAAGAAAGAGCGAAATTTAAATGATTTGAAGCAAAGACTACCCCAAAGCAAAGTAAAGGAAAATCCATTTTTATTAACCTATGAAGATGAGCGTCATCGCATGGTTTTCTTTAAAGATGGAAGAGTGCTTATCCATGGAACAAAGGATGTCGCAGAAGCTAGAAATCTTTATCATAAAATCTTAGGCAGTTGA